One window of the Zea mays cultivar B73 chromosome 3, Zm-B73-REFERENCE-NAM-5.0, whole genome shotgun sequence genome contains the following:
- the LOC100382497 gene encoding uncharacterized protein isoform X1 translates to MANHELVLGHGQDAELALGPNHHDFGQDHGLGLGHSHDLGLGGHAHDHELVLGQSHEHDHQLVLGHHHDDDHQLVLGHDDHHHHHVHHAGELVLRQGHDGDSETLEVQGHHHDELDLSESHELTLAETHHLGVDQNFDQLSLEQAHELALQPHDLSQAPLAVAPVVQSRTMVVSPEFQLAVGQQFPDVVSCRRAIRNTAIACHFEIQTVKSDKSRFTAKCAAESCPWRIHAAKLPGVPTFSIRTIHDNHSCVGINHLGHQQASVQWVANTVEERLRENPEYKPKEILEEIHKAHGITLSYKQAWRGKERIMAAVRGSFEEGYRLLPEYCRQVERTNPGSIARVYGNPDDNCFRRLFISFSASIFGFVNACRPLIGLDRTLLKNKYLGTLFLATGFDGDGALFPLAFGVVDEETDENWVWFLSELHELLEKNTENMPRLTILSDRRKGITDGVEFNFPTAFHGYCMRHVSEAFKKEFNNPVLANLLWEAAHALTVIEFETKLLEIEDASPEAVVWIRHLPSRLWATAYFEGTRYGHLTANIAESLNSWILDASGLPIVQMMECIRRQLMTWFNERREASMQWNTILVPAAERRVQEAIERARGYQVARANEAEFEVISAHEGTNVVDIRNRCCLCRGWQLYGVPCAHGVAALLSCRQNVHRYTESCFTVATYRKTYSQTIHPIPDRTLWDETADQGQVKVEMIINPPKSLRPAAQPRKKRVRAEDRGRVKRVVHCSRCNQTGHFRTTCAAPI, encoded by the coding sequence ATGGCGAACCACGAGCTAGTCCTTGGACACGGGCAGGATGCGGAGCTGGCGCTGGGGCCGAACCACCACGACTTCGGCCAAGACCACGGGCTGGGTCTCGGACACAGCCACGAcctcggcctcggcggccacgcACACGACCACGAGCTCGTGCTGGGCCAGTCGCACGAGCACGACCACCAGCTCGTCCTCGGGCACCACCACGATGACGATCACCAGCTGGTTCTCGGGCACGacgaccaccaccaccaccatgttCACCACGCCGGTGAGCTAGTTCTGAGGCAGGGCCACGATGGGGACTCTGAGACTCTGGAAGTGCAGGGCCACCACCATGACGAGCTTGACTTGTCGGAGAGCCACGAGCTGACGCTTGCCGAGACACACCACCTGGGCGTTGATCAGAATTTCGATCAGCTCTCGCTGGAGCAGGCTCATGAGCTCGCGCTGCAGCCGCATGATCTCTCCCAGGCTCCTCTTGCAGTCGCTCCTGTTGTCCAGTCACGGACCATGGTTGTGAGCCCTGAGTTTCAGCTCGCAGTGGGACAGCAGTTTCCCGATGTTGTCAGCTGCCGCAGGGCCATCCGCAACACTGCCATCGCCTGCCACTTTGAGATACAGACGGTGAAGTCTGACAAGTCCCGCTTCACCGCTAAGTGTGCTGCCGAGAGCTGCCCGTGGCGCATACATGCAGCAAAGCTCCCCGGTGTGCCCACCTTCTCCATTAGAACCATACATGACAACCACAGCTGTGTCGGGATCAACCATCTTGGCCATCAGCAGGCATCTGTTCAGTGGGTTGCGAACACTGTCGAAGAGAGGCTACGTGAGAACCCAGAATACAAGCCTAAGGAAATTTTGGAAGAAATCCACAAGGCCCATGGCATCACCCTATCCTACAAGCAAGCTTGGAGAGGTAAGGAGCGGATCATGGCTGCGGTTCGAGGGTCTTTTGAGGAAGGATACCGTCTCCTGCCTGAGTACTGTAGGCAGGTGGAAAGAACAAATCCAGGAAGTATAGCTCGAGTGTATGGAAACCCAGATGACAATTGCTTTCGGCGACTCTTCATATCATTCAGTGCATCAATATTTGGCTTTGTCAATGCATGCCGTCCACTTATTGGGCTTGATAGGACCCTTCTGAAAAACAAGTATCTTGGCACCTTGTTTCTTGCCACTGGTTTTGATGGGGATGGTGCTCTCTTTCCTCTGGCATTTGGCGTGGTTGATGAGGAAACTGACGAGAACTGGGTATGGTTCTTGTCTGAGCTGCATGAGTTGCTGGAGAAGAACACAGAGAACATGCCAAGGCTGACCATCTTGTCCGATAGACGGAAGGGCATTACTGATGGAGTTGAATTCAACTTCCCAACTGCATTCCACGGGTACTGCATGCGCCATGTTAGTGAAGCCTTCAAAAAGGAGTTCAACAATCCTGTGCTTGCCAACCTTCTCTGGGAAGCTGCTCATGCGCTGACTGTGATTGAGTTTGAAACTAAGCTGCTAGAGATAGAGGACGCTTCACCAGAAGCTGTTGTTTGGATAAGGCACCTACCTTCACGTCTTTGGGCCACGGCTTACTTTGAGGGGACAAGGTACGGTCATCTAACAGCAAACATCGCGGAGTCGCTGAATTCCTGGATACTGGATGCCTCTGGCCTTCCTATAGTTCAGATGATGGAATGCATCCGTCGCCAGCTGATGACTTGGTTCAACGAGCGACGCGAAGCAAGCATGCAGTGGAACACAATCCTCGTGCCTGCAGCCGAGCGTCGTGTTCAGGAGGCCATTGAGCGTGCACGGGGTTACCAGGTGGCCCGGGCCAACGAGGCGGAATTCGAGGTCATCTCAGCTCACGAGGGAACAAACGTTGTGGACATCCGCAACAGGTGCTGTCTGTGCCGGGGGTGGCAGCTCTATGGCGTGCCGTGTGCTCATGGTGTGGCAGCTCTCCTCTCCTGCAGGCAGAACGTCCACCGCTACACTGAGAGCTGCTTCACCGTGGCAACATACCGCAAGACTTATTCGCAGACCATACACCCAATCCCTGACAGGACCCTCTGGGATGAAACAGCAGATCAAGGCCAGGTCAAGGTGGAGATGATCATCAATCCACCGAAGTCACTGAGGCCCGCAGCACAGCCAAGGAAGAAGAGGGTTAGAGCGGAGGACCGTGGGCGAGTCAAGCGGGTTGTTCATTGCAGCCGCTGCAACCAGACTGGACACTTCAGAACCACATGTGCTGCTCCAATATGA